One window of Aricia agestis chromosome 20, ilAriAges1.1, whole genome shotgun sequence genomic DNA carries:
- the LOC121737066 gene encoding cyclin-dependent kinases regulatory subunit-like — protein MTRDIYYSEKYYDEEHEYRHVVLPKEMVKLVPKNHLMSEQEWRSIGVQQSQGWVHYMTHQPEPHILLFKRKRTPPENK, from the exons ATGACTAGAGACAtatattattctgaaaaatattatgacgaAGAACATGAATACAG ACATGTGGTTTTGCCAAAAGAGATGGTAAAGCTGGTGCCCAAAAATCATCTCATGAGTGAACAGGAGTGGCGCAGTATTGGTGTGCAGCAGAGTCAAGGATGGGTTCATTACATGACTCACCAACCAG AACCTCATATCCTGTTGTTTAAAAGAAAACGAACACCACCAGAAAATAAGTGA
- the LOC121737061 gene encoding STAGA complex 65 subunit gamma-like: MTERKLWGEFESEDYDDTVLQNVNFNPIIELGMQNIPEIPISVKSSPIELPKPNLITHTIQLHAYSRQLTDILEQTENGVFDSTRLENLNIPNIPPEPDLKLEHEATPPINFLQKKYCDFSLGKGPVILPFTPESHKRAIKQCAAIAIGHVGFALSTNTALQAVTDALDFYLTNMCKLLRNAVDQEASGLNSGFPDVISKVFHELNVGNLHDFYDNRVVRYHSRLKKKCEDLQSQCDALVIGDIAPQLKLEEVPELHFPAVLDGAFTPSLEPGFQMLQSLEQEQLQGLDLLDSVVTDDIKVESMEFSQSETTKLASLSPSAKKKRK, from the coding sequence ATGACAGAAAGAAAACTGTGGGGTGAATTTGAAAGTGAGGATTACGATGATACCGTTTTGCAGAACGTTAATTTTAATCCAATCATCGAATTGGGGATGCAAAATATTCCCGAAATACCTATAAGTGTTAAATCATCACCGATTGAACTGCCAAAACCAAATCTCATAACGCACACTATCCAACTACACGCATATTCGAGACAGCTAACAGATATATTGGAACAAACTGAAAACGGAGTGTTTGACAGCACTCGTCTCGAAAACTTGAATATACCGAACATTCCTCCGGAACCGGACCTCAAACTTGAACATGAAGCGACACCGCCTATAAACTTTCTCCAGAAAAAGTATTGTGATTTCTCACTAGGGAAAGGGCCTGTGATACTTCCCTTCACGCCCGAAAGTCATAAACGGGCTATAAAACAATGTGCAGCTATAGCCATAGGTCACGTGGGCTTCGCTTTAAGCACCAATACAGCTCTGCAAGCCGTCACAGATGCTTTAGACTTTTACTTAACAAACATGTGTAAACTACTGAGAAATGCAGTCGACCAAGAAGCTAGCGGGCTAAATTCTGGCTTCCCAGATGTAATATCAAAAGTATTCCATGAACTGAATGTGGGGAATCTGCATGACTTTTATGATAATAGAGTAGTCAGATACCACTCGAGGTTAAAGAAAAAGTGCGAAGACCTTCAGTCTCAGTGTGACGCTTTAGTAATTGGAGACATTGCCCCTCAATTGAAATTAGAGGAGGTACCAGAGCTACATTTTCCGGCAGTCCTGGATGGTGCCTTCACTCCGTCTTTAGAGCCAGGCTTCCAGATGCTGCAAAGCTTAGAACAGGAGCAACTACAAGGACTGGACCTGCTAGACTCGGTTGTTACTGATGATATTAAAGTTGAATCGATGGAGTTCTCTCAGTCCGAAACGACAAAGCTAGCAAGCTTATCCCCTAGtgcaaaaaagaaaagaaaataa
- the LOC121737060 gene encoding uncharacterized protein LOC121737060: MSGEKVLRDLIDVIAKERGYVDYQVTIKPISSGGANYSTNLFLATLSTQGKELHLFAKVAALGEKLRETITGDFYVNEQYFYTNILKRYKEIEEKYGVKAEDRFITAEFYAGNTEYLHETLVLEDLSARGFSSFNRFESIDWPYASFAIKQLAIFHALSIAYSREYPSEYEHTVKNKLSEFPMDVLSSSMDKAFDKAVDAVKEENKERLIQWLKNPKIRRSIHKLYKSTGIPPIRHADFRPDNMMHKKLDDGTVQVITLDYQTMMEGSPVADLVYFILLGSDKKFRDEHLQDCFDLYYSEFEAALRRFNIDSDEVYSQQTYQKEIKEFLPYMLSLSMFFLLMVTVDKNDAPKVDDGFEIDDMNVPPSKLYVERINDLVEDFIDLEVL, from the exons ATGTCTGGTGAAAAAGTTCTCCGTGATTTAATAGACGTGATAGCCAAAGAAAGAGGCTACGTGGACTACCAAGTCACCATAAAACCTATTTCGAGTGGAGGAGCGAATTATTCAACCAACTTGTTTCTGGCTACTTTATCCACACAGGGGAAGGAATTACATCTGTTCGCGAAGGTAGCAGCCTTAGGAGAAAAACTCAGAGAAACGATTACCGGGGATTTCTACGTAAACGAGCAGTACTTCTACACAAACATACTGAAGAGATATAAAGAGATAGAGGAAAAATACGGCGTCAAGGCAGAGGATCGGTTCATAACAGCGGAATTTTATGCTGGGAATACGGAATACTTGCACGAAACTTTAGTGTTGGAAGACCTTTCGGCTCGGGGCTTCAGCTCGTTCAACCGATTCGAATCCATCGACTGGCCTTACGCCTCGTTCGCAATAAAACAACTGGCGATATTTCACGCTCTATCGATCGCTTACTCCAGGGAATATCCATCGGAGTATGAGCATACGGTCAAAAATAAACTGTCAGAGTTTCCGATGGATGTTTTGAGCAGCTCTATGGATAAAGCTTTCGATAAAGCCGTTGACGCTGTGAAAGAAGAGAATAAGGAAAGATTGATTCAATGGTTGAAGAATCCCAAAATAAGGCGATCCATCCACAAACTGTACAAGTCGACGGGAATACCACCGATCAGACATGCAGATTTCAGGCCCGATAACATGATGCACAAAAAACTGGAT GATGGCACCGTCCAAGTGATAACTTTGGACTACCAAACCATGATGGAAGGGTCACCAGTAGCAGATTTGGTGTACTTTATCCTGCTCGGTTCCGATAAAAAATTCAGGGACGAACATCTGCAAGATTGTTTTGACCTCTACTATTCCGAATTTGAAGCGGCTTTGCGCAGATTCAACATTGATTCCGACGAAGTATACAGCCAGCAAACTTATCAGAAGGAGATCAAAgag TTCCTACCTTACATGCTAAGCTTGAGCATGTTCTTTCTTCTAATGGTAACAGTCGACAAAAATGACGCTCCAAAGGTAGATGATGGCTTCGAAATAGATGATATGAACGTTCCACCGAGCAAGCTGTATGTAGAGAGAATAAATGATTTGGTTGAAGATTTCATTGACTTAGAAGTATTGTAG
- the LOC121737436 gene encoding uncharacterized protein LOC121737436, which translates to MADFKVILLELLSNIARKLKYEPAETTVKVISSEGANYTSELFEATISAVGKDDLNVFAKVASMSKEIRAMKTGNVYAAEIYVYAELLKKFKDLEARYNVPEQHRLNTPTFYGANDEYMKETLVLENLTLKGYETYDRFKAINCEYASECIKQLAIFQALSIALFKYDPKKFERTKTMLSSVYNFKDLAGMIKGILDNALKIVKPENKARLAAFTQARVDLNDFEEFLKPVKRLVLVHGDYKVSPVDYQAARHGNPITDLLFFIFSGSDKKFRARHFKSSIELYYEELCNGLQRLGVDPNELLPYGLIVGVFILPVVTVEPEKAPKPQKLSDVNIEPNTLYKERLNDIVEDFIEMGVI; encoded by the exons ATGGCAGATTTCAAAGTAATCCTGCTCGAGTTACTTTCGAATATTgctagaaaattaaaatatgagcCAGCCGAGACTACAGTCAAGGTTATATCCAGCGAAGGAGCGAACTACACCAGCGAGCTGTTCGAAGCCACAATATCAGCTGTAGGCAAAGATGATCTCAACGTATTTGCAAAAGTAGCGTCCATGAGTAAAGAAATCAGAGCGATGAAGACAGGTAACGTATACGCAGCAGAGATATACGTTTATGCAGAGCTATTAAAGAAATTTAAGGATTTGGAAGCAAGATATAATGTTCCAGAACAACATAGACTGAACACACCTACTTTTTACGGAGCGAACGACGAGTACATGAAGGAGACGCTAGTTTTAGAAAACTTGACGCTAAAAGGATATGAAACATACGATAGGTTTAAGGCAATCAACTGTGAGTACGCTTCAGAATGTATAAAGCAGCTGGCGATATTTCAAGCTCTTTCAATAGCATTATTTAAATACGATCCTAAAAAGTTCGAAAGGACGAAAACGATGCTATCCTCGGTGTACAATTTTAAAGACTTGGCGGGTATGATAAAAGGCATACTAGATAATGCTCTAAAAATAGTTAAGCCAGAAAATAAGGCACGGCTAGCTGCATTTACCCAGGCGAGAGTAGATTTAAACGATTTCGAAGAGTTTTTGAAACCTGTAAAGCGTTTGGTGTTAGTACACG GGGACTACAAAGTTTCCCCTGTGGACTATCAGGCTGCCCGCCATGGTAATCCTATAACAGATTTGTTGTTCTTCATATTTTCGGGCTCCGACAAAAAATTCAGGGCTCGACACTTTAAGAGCTCAATAGAACTTTACTATGAAGAACTTTGTAACGGCTTGCAAAGACTGGGCGTAGACCCTAACGAA CTTCTTCCGTATGGTCTAATAGTGGGAGTGTTTATTCTACCGGTGGTGACTGTAGAGCCAGAAAAAGCACCAAAGCCTCAAAAACTGTCCGATGTAAACATAGAACCAAACACACTATATAAGGAGAGACTCAACGACATAGTGGAGGACTTTATAGAAATGGGAGTCATATGA
- the LOC121737058 gene encoding uncharacterized protein LOC121737058: protein MADPESILQNVLSGIAKELNYEPVNTNIKPISSEGANYTSELFEATISAADKDDINVFAKVAAVGEEMRAVTKGNMFISEIYCYTQLLKKYKELEDKYNVPTEHRLATITFYGASDEYMNETLVLDDLKKRGFEAFDRFKSIDWEYASKSLKQLAIFHALSVALSVHNPEEFERAKEVLKLEYDLEQMQGMMKNVIGNALSAVKDENKERMSQFIEEKMSAADFNDYFKSVKCPMLVHGDYRPNNLMHKFNNDGTVTVVPLDYQTCRQGSPCLDFMYFIFTGSDKKFRDQHLTSSVELYYKELCDALRRLNVDSEDVYPREDFDFEYKKFLPFGLLISIFTLFIITIEVDKAPKANKDLTLSAFDIKPNEMYIERINDIVDDFVKMGIL, encoded by the exons ATGGCAGATCCCGAATCAATTCTACAAAACGTCCTTTCGGGCATTGCTAAGGAATTAAATTATGAGCCAGTCAACACTAACATCAAGCCTATATCCAGCGAAGGAGCGAACTACACCAGCGAGCTGTTTGAAGCCACAATATCAGCTGCAGACAAAGATGATATCAACGTCTTTGCCAAAGTGGCAGCAGTAGGAGAGGAGATGAGAGCAGTCACTAAAGGAAACATGTTTATATCGGAAATATACTGTTACACGCAACTGCTAAAGAAATATAAGGAGTTGGAGGACAAGTATAATGTTCCAACAGAACATAGACTAGCCACTATCACATTCTACGGAGCCAGCGACGAATATATGAATGAGACACTGGTTTTGGACGACTTGAAAAAGAGAGGATTCGAAGCGTTCGATAGGTTCAAGTCGATCGATTGGGAGTATGCTTCCAAAAGTTTGAAGCAGTTGGCAATCTTCCACGCTCTGTCTGTGGCGTTGTCAGTTCACAATCCAGAAGAATTTGAAAGAGCAAAAGAAGTACTAAAACTGGAGTACGATTTAGAACAAATGCAAGGGATGATGAAGAATGTTATAGGTAACGCATTGAGTGCTGTGAAAGATGAGAATAAGGAGCGCATGTCGCAGTTTATAGAAGAAAAAATGAGTGCTGCAGACTTTAACGACTACTTTAAATCTGTAAAATGTCCCATGTTGGTGCATGGAGATTATCGTCCAAATAACTTGATGCATAAGTTCAATAAT GATGGCACTGTCACAGTCGTGCCGTTGGACTATCAAACGTGTCGACAAGGGAGTCCCTGCTTAGACTTTATGTATTTCATCTTCACTGGATCCGACAAAAAATTCAGAGATCAACACTTAACGTCTTCTGTAGAACTCTACTATAAAGAACTTTGTGACGCCCTTCGAAGATTGAATGTAGACTCAGAAGATGTATACCCAAGAGAAGACTTCGATTTTGAATATAAGAAG TTTCTACCATTTGGACTTCTAATCAGTATATTCACACTGTTTATAATAACAATCGAAGTAGATAAAGCGCCGAAAGCGAATAAGGATCTAACGTTGAGCGCTTTCGATATAAAGCCCAACGAAATGTACATAGAGAGAATAAACGATATAGTAGACGATTTCGTCAAGATGGGTATCCTTTAA